The Oscillospiraceae bacterium genome includes the window CTTCCGAGACATCCGTTGTCTCTGAGGTCTCGACTGTTTCCGAAGTTTCAACCCCATCCGAATCGTCTCAACCCGATGTGCCTGAGGTCGAATATACCGACATCACTGCCGCTGTGTTGGCCGATTTTAACGCAAAACGTGCCGAACTTGGCAAAGATGCACTGGTCACCAGCGATCGTCTGACCAAAGCCGCTGAGACCTATGCACAGGCACTGCTCGATGCCTCGGATGAATTTATCGCAGGTACCGATTTCCGTACATTGCCCGATGGCTCCAAAGTGACTGCTATTGTCAATTCGATTGACAGCGCCGAGGGCCGCCTGACCGGTTTGAATTACAGCGTCTGGGTGAATGAAATTCCCTCGACTGCCAACACGCTTGAAGCACTCAGAACAACCGTACTGGCAAGCACACAATTTGCAACAAAAGCAGAGTTTGATTTTGCAAAGATCGGCATTGCGGCTCTGCAAACTGTCGTCGACGGCGTACCACAGAGAAGCGTAATCGTGTTTTTCTACGCGGCATAATAAAATATTGAAAATGCGGGCGGTCTTGGAATACCAAGACCGCCCCTTTATGTTGACATCTGGAGCGTTTTATGGTATTATTGCCGCATAATCTCTATCCGGAGGCAACAAATGGCCTTTTCTCAACTTCAGTCATCTGTCAATATTTCCGTCGGGGTAACGGTGCGGTTGTAACTGCATTACGCGGGTGCAATCGCTTGTTATGCTTGCGCCGGCGAAAATGTGGTCGCCCCACATTTAGAAAAAGTCGAATCCGGTGCGAACAGCGCCGGATTTTTGATATAACGGAAATCATAATATCAGGAGGATTTATTCATGCCCAAAGAGCTCGAAAAGAACTATGATCCGCTTCTGTTTGAAGACAAATTATATAAGAACTGGGAGGAAAACGGCTGGTTCCACGATGAGCCCGATCCCGAAAAACAGCCCTATACCATCGTGATCCCGCCGCCCAATATCACCGGGCAGCTGCATATGGGTCACGCCCTTGACAATACGCTTCAAGATATCCTCATACGCTATAAGCGCATGAGCGGTTTCTGCACGCTCTGGCTGCCGGGCACCGACCACGCCTCTATTGCCACCGAGGCTAAGATCGTCGAGGCCATGCGCAAAGAGGGCTTGTCAAAAGAGGACATTGGGCGCGAGAAGTTTCTGGAACGCGCCTGGGCCTGGAAAGAGCAGTACGGCAACCGCATCATTGAGCAGCTCAAGAAAATGGGTTCCTCTTGCGACTGGTCAAGAACCCGCTTCACAATGGACGAGGGCTGTTCTAAGGCCGTTAAAGAGGTTTTTATCCGTCTGTATGAAAAAGGGCTGATCTATCGCGGTGAGCGTATCATCAACTGGTGTCCGCACTGCTTAACTTCGATTTCCGATGCCGAGGTTGAATACGAAGATCAAAAAGGCCACTTCTGGCACCTGCGCTATCCGCTTTCGGACGGCACCGGTTATATCGAATTAGCCACCACACGCCCGGAGACCATGCTGGGTGATACTGCAGTCGCCGTGCATCCGAAGGATAAACGCTATAAAAAACTGGTCGGCAAGACCGTGATTCTGCCGCTGGTGGGGCGCGAAATTCCGATTGTAGCTGATGAATACGTCGATCCGGAATTCGGTACCGGCGTGGTTAAAATCACTCCCGCGCACGACCCCAACGATTTTGAGGTTGGACGCCGCCACAATCTGGAGCTTATCAACGTGATGACGCCGGACGCTAAGATCACCGCTGATTATCCGAAATATGCGGGTATGGACCGTTACGAGGCCCGTAAGGCCATCGTCAAGGACTTGGAAGAGCAGGGGTATCTGATTCGCGTCGAGGATCACGACCATAATGTCGGCACCTGCTATCGCTGCTCTACAACGGTTGAGCCGCGCGCATCCTTACAGTGGTTTGTGCAGATGGAACCGCTAGCCAAACCGGCCATCGAAGCCGTTCGCAGCGGTGATATCAAATTTGTTCCGGAGCGTTTTGATAAGACCTATTTCCACTGGATGGAGAACATCCGCGACTGGTGCATTTCGCGTCAGCTCTGGTGGGGTCACCGTATTCCGGCATTTTACTGCGACGACTGTGGTGAGATGATTGTCACAAAAGAAGAAAACCCCGTTTGCCCCAAATGCGGAAAACCGATGCGTCAGGACCCGGATACGCTGGATACCTGGTTTTCCTCGGCGCTCTGGCCGTTTTCGACGCTCGGTTGGCCGGACGAAACCAAAGATTTGTCCTATTTCTATCCGACCAATACCCTCGTGACCGGCTACGACATCATCACTTTCTGGGTCTCGCGCATGATCTTCTCGGGCCTTGAATACATGGGCGAAAAACCGTTCGATACCGTGTTGATCCATGGCCTGGTGCGCGACGCGCAGGGACGCAAGATGTCCAAATCGCTTGGCAACGGCATCGACCCGCTCGAGATTATTGATAAATACGGCGCCGACGCACTCCGGTTCGCTTTGGCCACCGGCAACGCACCCGGCAACGATATGCGCTTCTCTGACGAGAAGATTGAATCGAGCCGCAACTTCTGCAACAAGATCTGGAACGCGGCGCGTTTTATCCTGATGAACCTGAAATCCGATATTACCCCGGATTTGCTGCCCAAAACCCTTGTACCTGAGGATAAATGGATTCTGACCCGTTACACCCGGACAACCCGCGAAGTCAATGAGCTGCTTGATCGGTTTGAGATCGGTATGGCGCTCGGAAAACTCTATGATTTTATCTGGGACGAGTTCTGCGACTGGTTCATCGAGCTGTCAAAAGACCGTCTGTACGACGGTGGTACACCGGCAGAAGAAGCGACGCAAGTGCTGTGTTATGTCATGAGCAACACGCTCAAACTCCTGCACCCGTTCTTACCCTTTATCACCGAGGAGATTTGGCAGACGCTCCCGCACGACGGCGATACCATTATGCTGGCCTCCTATCCGCAATATGACGCGGCTCTTGATTTCGGCGATGAAGCCGATATGGTCGAGACGGTCATGGCTGCGGTCAAAGCCATCCGCAACCGCAGAGCCGAAATGAATGTTGCGCCGTCGAGAAAAGCTGTCGTGCATATCGACAGTGAACACATCAGCAAATACCTTGACTGCAAACGTTTCTTTGTGCGTCTTGCAAGCTGCAGCGATGTGGTCGAGGGCACGACCGACGGCATTTCGATTGTCACCGACGACGCTAAAATGACAATTCCGATTGCGGAACTGGTCGACATTGAAGCCGAAAAAGCGCGATTGAAAAAGGAACTCGAAGCGGCTCAAAAGGAACTCGGTCAGATTGAAGGCAAACTCGCCAATCAGGCATTCGTAGACAGAGCACCGCCCGCAGTCGTCGAAGAACAGCGCCAGCGCCGTGAAAAACTCCTTTCCCGCATCGAAGTCATTCATAAAACCGAACTGGAATTGCAATAAATCATACAATTGATGAATTATAAAACATGAAGCAGGACGTTTGCCCTGCTTCATGTTTTTGCTTTATAGGTCGTAATCATTATTACCGATCTTCTGTTGTCTTGTTAACCCCGGTTTTATATTCAAAATGATTCCATCCATTCATACCCTTCATGCTGATTAATTTTTTACAATCCGTATGCTATAATCATCATAATGCAATTCCATACTATATCCCAGGGCGCGGCATAATTCATCATATAATAACAAATCTCCGATACATTTCCCTTTTACATATTTGACCTCTCCAATAACATCCCGATGCTCGCTGTCGTCTTTAAACATTTCAACGTCATATAAACCATCTTTGTATTCATCCATTTGCAAGATTATATTATTAAAGCTGATTGTTTTATGATCCTTGTTATAAGTATATTGAATACCAAGCCCATCTAAAAATTCAAACAGATCCATCTCAAGGAAAACATCGCCCAATATAGGTGTCGTTGAAAATGTTACTTCTTTTTCATTGATAAAAACTTTGGCAGGCCGGGGACTGTAAATTTTCAAAAACTCATCCTGTGTATAGACCTTTTGAAATATATAATCACCGTATTTCTCATTCGATATGGGTACTGTCATAAAATATGCTTGCGTTTCTGTGATCGCCGTAATGACATAACCTGCTTCCACACACGGACCATCTATAATGACAATCTTTTGGATGTTTTCAACACCGTTTTCGTGGAAACATTGTTTGATAGCGTCCTCATCACACAGAAAAGCAATCGCTTTTTGAAAATACTCACTTGATTTAAATTTTCCCCATCTCCAGTTGTCCGGGTCATTGAGAGCAAGAAACGGCCCTTGCTTGTGAGATCCATCTTCACTTGAGATGCCTGTTAATAATAACTGCCCATTTTTCTTCTCAAATCGAAAAACAATGTGTAAATCCTCATATAACTGATTGTCCCGGGGACTATTGATAAACTCAATGATATCGTCGCTGCATTCACCGCCAAAAGAATCGAAGCTCATATCTATTGTTTCGTTTTCGGAACTTATAGGCGTAGAACTTGCGGGATTTGTTGTCGCACATCCGCAAAGAAATATTAATATCAGCAATATACAGAATATCTTTTTCATATTGATCTCCCTTATATTATCAAATCGTAATAATTAAACAGCAACGATCAATCGCAGTATAGCATATATTTACCAAATTGTAAATATCGCCCCTCATAGTGAATAAAACACCGATTCCAACGGAAATGTCACTCTCCACTTTTCACTGTCAACTGTCAACTTTGCGGTTGCGCATTCGGCAAGACAATGTTATACTCTTTCGGAGCGGAGGTGTTTTTTATGAATTTCAAATACGTTTCCAACTGGCAGCGCGGTGTTACGGCGAAGAAGTATCTGCATCCGCCGTTTTGCGAGCGCTTGATCACCCTTTGGCCGGATGCGAAGGTTGTCATCGGCACCATTTACGGCGTCGGGGAAGAGCAGCCCGAGTCCTGCGGATTTCGCATTTTGCGCGGCGATCCGCCCACCGCTTTCCCGCGTGAGGAAACCCAGCAGAGCGCCCGTGCCGACGGAATCCCGGTCCATTCGATTTTACGGCGTACCAATCGATGCTTCTTTGAAATGGAGTGCTTTTGCGATGTCAAACGTGTTCCGACGGTTTTTGTCAAAGTCACGATGGACAACCAATCCGGTATAGAGGCCGACGAACACATGACAATTATCCTGCGCAAGGGCAAAGAATCTATATTGACCGGCTCTGATGACGACGGTTACAGCCCCTATCTCTCCGACTGTGCGCCATGGCTGTTTATGCCGAGCCATGCGACTTTCAAAGACGGTGTTCTGACCGAGGGCGAATATCGATTTAGCGTCAACGGAAAAGAAGCGGTCGATGTGGGTAACGGAATGATTCGGTTCGATTTCAAGGTTCCGCCCAAAGCAAAGCGTGAGTTTTATTTTGCGTTCGGCGAAAACGCCCCGGTGAACTTCGATTACGATGTTGAACGTGAAAAAACCGAATGCTTTTGGAAAGACGAACTTTCGGCTATAAAAACCGTACCGGCCACCGACGATGTCGAGACACACGCTGCTTATACCAATTTTATCGCGCAAATTTTACAGATGTTCGCTATCCCAAAAGGGCACGATTACGTACTCCCGAGACAGGGTAGCATGCAGCGTTTAATTTGGCCGTCCGAAGCCATGCCGGTAATTGCGGCATTGTCAAAAGCGGGTGATTTCTCAAAGTACCTCAGACCTGTGATGGATACCTATTTTGACATCTTGCAGCAGGAAGACGGGCAGGTTGTCAACTTCGGCGTTCCTTGGGCTTCTGTGACGGGTTGCTGCCTATATGGTTTTGCAGTTTATACAATGAACAATAACGACCGTGAGTATTTTGAAAAATATCGTAAGAATGCTTTAAAAGCGGTTGAGTGGATTGAGCAAACACGCCACAATTCCTATGATGACCCCAATCAGATCGGCGGTCTGTTCCCGCCGATGCGCTCCTGCGATTATGAACAGCCCGGCGCACAGTGCTGGGGAATGACAGATGTCTTTAACCTTGAAGGGTACCGGGCATTGATTGCCGCATTTAAACACTTCAATGCGGAAGGTCTTAAACAAATTGAAAATGCCAATGATTCCTACAGAGGCGCGATGAAAACGAGCATTGACAAGATATGTGCTAAGTACAGCGGAAATTTTACATTTCCGGTTGATCCGCACGATGATCCAATGCGGGAAAAAGAATTCGAAAAGGGCGTTGCGCCGCGGCGTGAAACCGTGACGCCAATGCTTTTAAATGTAGACTTGATTGACGAGAGCACCGACATTCCGGAGCGTTTGGAAAACGGCTGCCGTGAACTTGGTGTATTTGGACCCGGTTTGACCTGGTTGATGGCTGATCGCGGTGTTTTCCGCGACGGGCACAAGGTTTGGTACGGTTCGATGAAGGATTTGGAGTGGTTTCGATATTATACACGCAGCGGACAGCGTGAAAAGATGAAAGCAGTACTGGATGCACAGCTCAAATACATTATGACGCCGGAATATTACATGATGGAACGCTACGACGACTCTAATCCGTTTTAT containing:
- a CDS encoding valine--tRNA ligase, translating into MPKELEKNYDPLLFEDKLYKNWEENGWFHDEPDPEKQPYTIVIPPPNITGQLHMGHALDNTLQDILIRYKRMSGFCTLWLPGTDHASIATEAKIVEAMRKEGLSKEDIGREKFLERAWAWKEQYGNRIIEQLKKMGSSCDWSRTRFTMDEGCSKAVKEVFIRLYEKGLIYRGERIINWCPHCLTSISDAEVEYEDQKGHFWHLRYPLSDGTGYIELATTRPETMLGDTAVAVHPKDKRYKKLVGKTVILPLVGREIPIVADEYVDPEFGTGVVKITPAHDPNDFEVGRRHNLELINVMTPDAKITADYPKYAGMDRYEARKAIVKDLEEQGYLIRVEDHDHNVGTCYRCSTTVEPRASLQWFVQMEPLAKPAIEAVRSGDIKFVPERFDKTYFHWMENIRDWCISRQLWWGHRIPAFYCDDCGEMIVTKEENPVCPKCGKPMRQDPDTLDTWFSSALWPFSTLGWPDETKDLSYFYPTNTLVTGYDIITFWVSRMIFSGLEYMGEKPFDTVLIHGLVRDAQGRKMSKSLGNGIDPLEIIDKYGADALRFALATGNAPGNDMRFSDEKIESSRNFCNKIWNAARFILMNLKSDITPDLLPKTLVPEDKWILTRYTRTTREVNELLDRFEIGMALGKLYDFIWDEFCDWFIELSKDRLYDGGTPAEEATQVLCYVMSNTLKLLHPFLPFITEEIWQTLPHDGDTIMLASYPQYDAALDFGDEADMVETVMAAVKAIRNRRAEMNVAPSRKAVVHIDSEHISKYLDCKRFFVRLASCSDVVEGTTDGISIVTDDAKMTIPIAELVDIEAEKARLKKELEAAQKELGQIEGKLANQAFVDRAPPAVVEEQRQRREKLLSRIEVIHKTELELQ